In Helianthus annuus cultivar XRQ/B chromosome 3, HanXRQr2.0-SUNRISE, whole genome shotgun sequence, a single window of DNA contains:
- the LOC110930723 gene encoding protein DETOXIFICATION 55, with the protein MKTSMSRIKSYMSIIYKQIMPDYSQINLVVPMVMEEMKMMSSIGFPLFTMGLVSYLKNMTSVACMGRLGRLELAGGALAIGFTNITGYSVLSGLAMGMEPLCSQAFGSRNLHMVNLTLQRTILMLLFASLPIGILWVNLEPIMLKLHQDPEITHVASLYCLYAAPDLLVNCILNPLRIFLRINGKTWPLMWCSLLSAILHFPITNTLAFNLNLGIQGIAFSTIITNLSTSVFILGYMFFTHTHKSEPWSEQESIGEGWGVLFRLAVSSCLAVCSEWWWYELMTFLSGYLHKPYIALATSAIVIQTTSLMYTLPSALSMSISTRVGHELGAGEPGRARLATLVAIVLALLTSAFGLLGIAFGKEAWGKVFTSDSEVLELTMAALPIIGVCELANCPQTTCSGVLRGSARPSIGARINLCSFYLVGTPIAVILAFVWPLGFLGLCYGLLAAQVACVLSILMVIYRTDWEKESLNARQLVGRSEYRIMECEQGIGFI; encoded by the exons ATGAAGACTTCAATGTCTCGAATCAAATCCTATATGTCCATCATATACAAGCAAATCATGCCAGACTACAGTCAAATCAACCTTGTTGTTCCCATG GTAATGGAGGAAATGAAGATGATGTCATCGATCGGCTTCCCGCTCTTCACGATGGGGTTAGTAAGTTATCTGAAAAACATGACGTCAGTTGCATGCATGGGACGGTTAGGGAGACTTGAGCTAGCCGGAGGTGCGCTAGCGATCGGATTCACAAACATAACCGGCTATTCGGTTCTGTCAGGGTTAGCTATGGGGATGGAGCCGCTTTGCAGCCAGGCTTTCGGTTCAAGAAACTTACACATGGTTAACCTAACCCTACAACGAACCATCCTCATGTTATTATTCGCATCACTACCCATCGGGATTCTATGGGTTAACCTTGAGCCAATCATGCTTAAACTACACCAGGACCCTGAAATAACACATGTTGCTAGTTTATACTGTCTATATGCAGCCCCTGATCTTCTTGTTAATTGCATTCTAAACCCTTTACGTATATTTTTACGAATCAATGGCAAAACATGGCCATTAATGTGGTGTAGTTTACTGTCAGCGATATTACATTTCCCGATCACCAACACGTTAGCCTTCAACCTTAACCTAGGGATTCAAGGGATTGCGTTTTCAACGATTATAACCAACTTGAGTACATCGGTTTTCATTCTCGGCTATATGTTTTTCACTCATACCCACAAGTCTGAACCATGGTCCGAACAAGAGTCAATAGGCGAAGGTTGGGGTGTGCTATTCCGGCTCGCGGTTTCCAGCTGTTTAGCGGTTTGTTCCGAATGGTGGTGGTATGAATTAATGACGTTTCTGAGTGGTTATCTTCATAAACCGTACATCGCTTTAGCTACATCTGCTATAGTGATCCAAACAACGTCTTTAATGTACACATTGCCGTCAGCGCTTAGCATGTCGATATCGACGCGGGTTGGGCATGAGCTCGGGGCAGGAGAACCGGGTCGGGCCCGTCTGGCAACGCTAGTGGCAATCGTACTGGCGCTTTTAACGTCTGCTTTTGGGTTGTTGGGGATTGCGTTTGGAAAAGAAGCATGGGGGAAAGTGTTCACAAGTGATAGTGAAGTTTTAGAGTTAACGATGGCGGCTTTACCGATAATTGGAGTGTGTGAGCTGGCAAACTGCCCACAAACCACGTGTTCTGGTGTTCTTCGCGGAAGTGCGAGACCGTCTATTGGTGCGAGAATCAATCTGTGTTCGTTTTACTTAGTGGGTACACCCATAGCCGTAATTTTAGCGTTTGTGTGGCCGTTAGGGTTTTTGGGGTTGTGTTATGGGCTGTTAGCAGCACAGGTGGCATGTGTTCTGTCGATATTGATGGTGATATACAGGACAGACTGGGAGAAAGAATCATTGAATGCAAGACAGTTGGTAGGAAGAAGTGAATATCGAATAATGGAATGTGAGCAAGGGATCGGATTTATTTAG
- the LOC110930722 gene encoding dynein light chain LC6, flagellar outer arm encodes MSVEGKRSPSDSDDRKAAAALLIKMSQEGKRSPSDNQKTAAPSLPTSTSTTKKVVIKSADMKEDMQNEAVNIAVSAFENCSVEKDVAEQIKKEFDKNHGPTWHCIVGKNFGSYVTHETNHFVYFYLESKAVLLFKSG; translated from the exons ATGAGTGTAGAGGGGAAGAGATCTCCGTCCGATTCCGATGACCGGAAAGCCGCCGCAGCCCTACTAATAA AGATGAGTCAAGAGGGGAAGAGATCTCCGTCCGATAACCAGAAAACCGCCGCACCGTCGTTACCCACTTCCACTTCCACCACCAAAAAAGTCGTAATCAAAAGTGCCGATATGAAGGAAGATATGCAAAATGAAGCCGTCAATATTGCCGTTTCC GCGTTTGAGAATTGCAGTGTGGAGAAGGATGTTGCGGAACAGATTAAGAAGGAGTTTGATAAGAATCACGGTCCTACGTGGCACTGTATCGTCGGAAAAAACTTCG GGTCGTACGTGactcatgagacaaatcactttGTTTATTTCTATTTGGAATCGAAGGCGGTGTTGCTGTTCAAATCCGGCTGA